The following nucleotide sequence is from Pogoniulus pusillus isolate bPogPus1 chromosome 41, bPogPus1.pri, whole genome shotgun sequence.
ccccaggcccctccagcagcctcactcaGCTCCCCTgagccctgagccccctcccgCAGCCCTGGCACCCTCCTCCCGCAGCCCTGGCACCCTCCTCCCGCAGCCCTGGCACCCTCCTCCCGCCTCCTGCCCCCGCCCTTCCCCACTGTCTAGACGCTTCGCCGGTGccgccccagcccctccccacagGCTGCAGATCCCCAGCGCTGAACCTGGGGGGGGGGCCGGGGCTCAgacccccccttcccctctccatcaACCCCCAGCCCCCCGCCCCCCGTCtcccccaggcagggcaggagctgggctgggggcagctggcagtgtggggtgccccagccctgcactggcagccccaccctgggctgggggtgggggtccCCCCTAGACTGACCACCAGCCCgctgagggggctgcagcagacacccccagcccctcccgtcccgtcctcccccacccccccaagctcttccagcctctctACCTCCCAccccctgcaaagcagagctggcaccGCAGAGCTGTGGGCATGGAGGGTCCCGGGGAGGGGGGCAGCAGCTTCGTGCCTATTCTCataccccccccccctcgcagtgcagtggggctggtgcaaggcactgcctgggctgcccctgcctgctgcagcgtGACACAGCaccggggggggggcagagcacccctggcactgctcagggtgGGGGCACCCAGtgggcagccccagggaggaggcccACACAGCCTCCATTCTCAATTGAAATGGGGGGGGAAGTGTTCACCCTGGctctgagagggctggggggggggctgggggggggtgtggatgTGTCCCCTCACAGGCATGCgaccctctccccccctcctcagCTTTATTCTCACTCCACTGCATCCTGCAGTGCTgaccccccccccaagcctgTATTTGGGGGGTGTTGGGGAGGGGTCACATTGCTGTAgcaatggggggagggggggagtgaAGGGGGGGGCCATGCTCAACCCTCATCCCACATCCATCATCCCAGCTCCTGCACCCCACACCCACAGTCCCACTCCCTCCATCCCACAGCCGttctccctcatcctgcatccattctccttcaTCCCACCTCCATCATCCTTAAACCCCAGCTCCTGCGTCCCCCATCCCCACGCCCACAGTCCCACTTCCTTCATCCCGCACTCCTCATCCCTCATCCTGAACCTGCATCTCTCATCCTGCTCCCTCATCCCGGATCCTGCTCCCTCATCCCACACCTGTGCTCCCTCATCCTGCATCCATTTCCCCACAGCCTTCATCCCTCTTCCCAGATCCTCCCTCCCCCATCCCTCATTGTCCACCTCCCATCCCAGACCTGTATCCCACCTCCTGTTCCTCCAGCCCCCACCCCACACCCTCCactcttccaccacctctcaccTTCACCCCTTGGGGGGGTTCTTTGTCTCCTGGAGGGTCTCTGAGAGGGTATTTTGCCCCTTGGGGGGGGTCGTTTCACCCCCTGGGGGGGGGTTCTGTTGCCCCCTGGGGAGGTATTTTACCCCTCGGGGGCTTATTTCAGCCCCTAGGGAGTTGTTTCTCTCTCGGGGGGGTtatctgctgcctgggcagcagtttggggagggggtgggattTGCACCGCGGGGGCTTCGTATCCCTTTGGAAACctgatggggagggggaggcgcattgggggggggaggtaggACGGGAGTCGGGGGGTGGGGTCAGGGATGAGAGAACACTTTGGGGTGGGGGCCAGGATGGCTCCTGGGGTGAGAAGGAGGTTCCTTGTGCCTTggggagggtgctgggtgcccccCACCGCCTGCTGGGAGCCCCCCCCAGGGGGAGGCAGTAGGGTCCCAGGGTGCCCGGCAGCTGCCATGGGGCAGGGTCTttcgggggggagggggacagGACAGGGACACCGAATCGatctcagccctgccccaggctgccgcTGTCCCTGACCCTGCCGCCGCAGCGGGAGGCGGTGGGACCCGGGCCCGATCCTGCCCAGCGCtgaagggggtgagcagggGGGAGATAGagacccccacaccccccctcccccctcccccatcctctctgctctgcacctcCCCCACCCGTGCACACCCACTGCGTTCCCGGCACTGCCAGAGGGACGCGGGGACAGctctcagcccccagcctgcgCTGCCTGGGTGGCAGTGAGGGGGTCCCTGTCCCTgcgcccccccagccccacggcCGTGTGTGCCAGCCTCGTGTGCCCCCTCCCCGCGGGTGCGAGACTTGGCCGCGGGCACTGCGGCACCAAAGGAGGCttggggggagctgggggctggTTTGAGAGGCACAAAggggtttggggagggggcGAGTGGGGCAgaatggggctgggggtgctgcgggaggagggggggactggatctggccctgctgctgctggaggggggaGGCGAAGCGGGAGGTGGTTCGGAGGAGCAGAAGACAAAAGCAAGACAAAGGGGGAGGGGAGCGCAGCGCTGAGAGGCTGCGGAGGGTGGGAACCAggcagggggggcagggggggctgggggctgcctgcctgcgtCGGAGGCGGTGGTGGGGGAATGCCAGGGCCGGACGCCGCCCCCCAtgctggcattgcccctcctgggaggctcggggggggggggggcaccagCTCTTGCTGGGGTAACCTGCCCCGAATTTCGGGGGCGCAGGGAGCAGTCCCCTGCGCTGCGCTGCGGCCGCGgtagggagggggtgggggtgagcaCCTTGGGGTGCTGCccacctgctcccccacacgccccccctgcaggtgctggagggGGTGAAGATGTCTGGCTCCATCGCCTCGTACGACCAACTGGTGCGGCAGGTGGAGGCGCTGAAGAAGGAGAACAGCCACCTGCGGCGGGAGCTGGAGGACAACTCCAACCACCTCTCCAAGCTGGAGAATGAGACCTCGGATATGAAGGTGCTGAGCGGACCCCGGGAGGGTCACACACACGGACCCTGCCCGTGGAGGGTGGGGGGCGGCTGCTTCCCCCCTTCTTCCACCCTCCCACATCTCCACCCCTCTTTCAGGAGGtcctgaagcacctccagggcaagctggagcaggaggcgaGGGTGATGGTGTCCTCGGGGCAGACGGAGGTCCTGGACCAGCTGAAAGGTGGGTGccagggtgggggagggagggagtggaaggggggggggtgtcCTGCGCTGAGCCCACCTTCACACCGCTGCCGCcgttcccagccctgcagatggACATCAGCAGCCTCTACAACCTCAAGTTCGCCCCGGaggtggctggagctgggcGCAGTGCCGAGGACAGCCCAGCGCCGGCACCAGTGCCCCACCGGGATGGCGCCGGGGACCTGGGCAGAGCCTCACTCCGcatgctggaggagcttgaCCGGGAGAGGTGACGGCCGGGGAGggctggctgggggctgggggctgggggggccaCGCTGACAGGTTTCTCCCTCCCAGGTGCTTCTTGCTGGGTGAGAtcgagaaggaggagaaggagaaggtctGGTACTatgcccagctgcagagcctggcgACGCGCCTGGACGAGCTGCCCCACGTCGAGACGGTGAGCGGGGGAGGGGGCGCGGGGGGGTGGGCGGAGCACCCTGGCAGCAGATATGGGGGCGCAGGCAGGAGCCTGCTCCCTCCAAAccgcctctgccctccctgcagtTCTCCATGCAGATGGATCTGATccggcagcagctgcagttcgAGGCGCACCACATCCGCTCGCTGATGGAGGAGCGCTTCGGCACGGCCGACGAGATGGTGCAGCGGGCACAGGTCAGCTGCCCCCCGCCCTCCTCACACCTCCTCGGCCTCTACCCCTGGTGCCCGAGCTGCCTTCCCTCCCCGTCctgtcctctccagccctctgcacccTCAAACGCAGCTTCCTGCACTCTTCTCCTTTGCACCCTCGCACCCAGGTCCTCGCACCCACAAATGCAGCTTCCTGCACTCTTCTCCCTGCACCCTgatgcccagctccctgctccctgatgcccagctccctgcaccctgatgcccagctccctgcaccctgatgcccagctccctgcaccctgatgcccagctccctgcacccTCAAACTCAGCTCTTTGTACCCAGCTCCTCAAACCCTCAAATTCAACTTCTTGCCCCCACCCTGTTTCACCCTCAAACTCACTTTACCCTTGCACCCAACTCCTTGCACCCCCAAAATGCAGCTTCCTGCACCCAGCTCCTTGCACCCTCAAACTCAGCTCTTGGCACTCTTGCAGCCAGCTCCTTGCACTCTCAGACTCAGTTCCTGGCACCCTTGCACCCAGCTTTTGCCACCCTTGCAGCCAGCTCCATGCCCTCTTACCACCCCTCCGTGCACCCTCACACCCACCCCTGACCCACTGCACCCAGCTGCCCCCCTGAGCCTTGGCACCCTCACGCCtggctctgggggtgctggaggcacAGGGAGAGTGCTCATCTCTTGCCaacacctgccctgcccccccagATCCGTGCCTCCCGGCTGGAGCAGATCGACAAGGAGCTGATGGAGGCGCAGGACAAGGTGCAGCAGCCGGAGCCGCAGGTAGCAGGGATGGGGCTCGGTGGGGCTGGGGTGagcctggggaggctggaggaggggacCCACCACAAcctgcccccccgccccccgccaTTGTCCCTGTGCTGTCCCCAAGCAGACAGCCAGGGCTTTGTGTGGCTCGGGCACCGTGAAATGGGCAGTTGCCATGGAGACGAGAAGTAGGCCATGGAGCACAGCGGGCGGGCGCTGGGGTGGCTCCGGCAGCATCTGCCGGCCAGGGGAGCTGCCAGGGCGGGCACCCTGCCACCGGCGCCGCCATGGCCCTGCCACTGCCCTAGTCCTGTGCCTGCCACTGCTGTGGCCCTGCCCCTGCACTTCCATAGCCCTGCCACTGCTGTAGTCCTGTCCCTGCCACTGCCATAGTCCTGCCACCACCACTGCTATGGTCCTGTCACTGCCACTGCCATGGCCCTACCACTGCCACAGTCCTGCCATCACTACTGCCATGGTCCTGCCACTGCCATAGTCATGGTCCTGCCACTGCCGTGGTCCTGCCACCACTACTGCCATGGTCCTGCCACTGCCATAGTCATGGTCCTACCACTGCCGTGGTCCTGCCACCACTACTGTCATAGCCCTGCCACAGTCCtgtctccaccactgccccaccaccacccccagccttgctgcctcccCCACAGCCCACACTGCCCCCTCCATCTCCAGCCCAcacaagcagctctgtggggctcagccccagccctgctgcccactccctCCTCATCCATACTTCTCCTTTCCCGAGCCTgttgctgtggctgcctcccccctcccccagtcaGCCTCCATTTCAGCTTAAAATACAGCCCTGGCACTGATGGCAGTGCCAATCACACCGGCTGGGAAAGGCTGCCCAGTTTAATGGCACCAGCAGGTTCCTGAagagcagggatggggctgggtaggagggatggggctgggtagGGAGGGCAAGGGCAGCTCATTGCAACCCCTCCCCACCCGccccctgcctctgcagctctgtgggaAGGTGCCTGGCATGGAAGGGGATGGCAGCCTGGACCCCCCAACCCACCCCGAGGAGggcggcagcagcctgggcagcagcaaggtgAGGGAGGGAAGCCGAAGCCCAGCTGGGGTGGCCTTGGTGTGGCAGAGGGTTGtgtgtctgggctttgggaggGGGAGGTGGCATTATGTAACCCCCCCTTgtccccctgccacaggtggAGGTGGTCTTCTGGCTGCTGTCCATGCTGGCCACGCGGGACAAGGAGGATATGTCCCGCACGCTGCTGGCCATGTCCAGCTCCCAGGAGAGCTGCTTGGCCATGCGCAAGtctggctgcctgcccctgctggtcCAGATCCTGCACGACTCCGACGGCGAGCCAGGGCCCCCCGAGAGCCCCTCGGGTGCCAAGGATGCCCGCATGCGTGCCAACGCTGCCCTGCACAACATCATCTTCTCCCAGCCCGACGAGGGCCAGGCCAAGAAGGAGATGAGAGTGCTGcatgtgctggagcagatccgCTCCTACTCGGAGACCTGCTGGGACTGGCTGCAGATGCAGAGCAGGGAtgcaggcagaggtcctgaGGGTGGCACGGGTAGGAGGGCAGAGAGTCTGccagcctctgtgtgtgtgtgtgcagggtgtGGCGATGGCGTCAGAACCTGGGGCTGatccccccccacacttctcAGGGTCTGtcgaacagggctggggaggagcagctgatggggctgggggcgttcagcctggagcaggctgagggagacctcattgctctctgcagctccctgagaggaggctgcagccaggtgggggttgggctctgctccccacaccaagaggaaatggcctcaagttgcccatggggagctttaggttggccatgaggaacaaattcttccccttgagggctaagacctggcccaggctgctcagggcaggtggtggagtccccatccctggagaggtttcagagCCATGGAGATGCCTCAGGACTGGGTTCgttggtgccctggcagtggtctgagaggtcttttccagccttaccAACAACTCCACGAtcctctctgcagcaccagTGCCCATCGAGCCCCAGATCTGCCAGGCCACCTGTGCCATCATGAAGCTCTCCTTTGACGAGGAGTACCGGCGGGCCATGAACGAGCTGGGTGAGTCTGGCATGAGGGCTCCACCCTGCTGCtatgccagccctgcccaccctcctccctgccgctgtgccagcagctctcaggaggGGCTCACCTGAGTCCCCTCTCCCCGTCCTGTCCCGTCCCACCCcgcaggagggctgcaggcggtggctgagctgctgcaggtggacTATGAGATGCACAAGATGACCAACGACCCCCTGAACCTGGCACTGCGGCGCTACGCGGGCATGGCCCTCACCAACCTCACCTTCGGCGACGTGGTCAACAAGGTGAGGCGGAGCCAGGGGAGCTGCCGGGTGGGGACGGGACCCGGCGGCTGTGGTGTCACTTTTCACCACCATCACCTTCCTCACAGGCAACGCTGTGCTCCCGCCGGGGCTGCATGGAGGCCATCGtggctcagctgggctctgACAGCGAGGAGCTGCACCAGGTGGGTGCTGGTGCTCCATGGGGGCTCCCCTGGGGAACAAGGGGATGGTCACTGTGCCCACCCACCCACTcaccctgctgtgccctcccAGGTGGTCTCCAGCATCCTGAGGAACCTCTCCTGGCGAGCTGACATCAACAGCAAGAAGGTGCTGCGGGAGGTGGGCAGCGTGGCCGGGCTGATGCGGTGTGCGCTGCACGCCGGCAAGGTGAgccccagggcagggtgggtgccagggtggCTGAAGCTTGTGGTGCTAGGACGAGGgagagatcctacaggaaggcttcaGAGGGACTGTTCCTGAGGGTGTTtacagacaggacaaggggggaacGGTTTGGagttgagggagagcagggttagagtggagctgaggaagtccTTGAGTAGGAgagtgctgtgcagcctggggaaggctccagggagagctcagagcagcattccaggacctgaaagggctgcaagagagctggggagggacttttggcaagggctgggagtgccaggggagagtgagagtggagaggaggaggaggaggaagaacttgTTGAGAGGGAGGGTTGGGGAGAGACttgcacaggtttgcccagggaggttgtggagcacaggatgagggacgatggctttgagctgggagaggggagaggagggtggggagagactggcagaggtttgcccagggaggtggtggagcacagaagcaccgaatggGATCTTAGATCccattcggtgcttctgtgctccaccacctccctggaggtgctcagcttagcacagggcaggggacagGTGTGGGTGGGGTTAGCCCAGGACAATCtttcaagtcccttccaacccaacccactctacAATTCCACGGTGGGGGCTGATGAGCTTGGGGGGGGGTATCCCTCACCCTGGCACAGGAGTCGACGCTGAAGAGCGTCCTGAGCGCGCTGTGGAACCTGTCGGCGCACAGCACGGAGAACAAAGCTGCCATCTGTGCCGTGGAGGGAGCCTTGGGCTTCCTGGTCAGCACCCTGACCTACAAGTGCCAGAGCAACTCGCTGGCCATCATCGAGAGCGGAGGGGGCATCCTCAGGAACGTCTCCAGCCTCGTCGCCACCCGCGAGGACTACAGGTGAGGGTCACTCCAGGGTGGCACTGCCGCCGAGGGCGGGCTCCGGGCACTGCCCCGGCGGTCACAGGTCGCCCTTTTTGTCCCGCAggcaggtgctgagggaccaCAACTGCCTGCAGAcgctgctgcagcacctgcgCTCGCACAGCCTCACCATCGTCAGCAACGCCTGCGGCACCCTCTGGAACCTGTCCGCCCGCAGCCCCCGcgaccaggagctgctgtgggacCTGGGGGCCGTCAGTATGCTGCGCAACCTCATCCACTCCAAGCACAAGATGATCGCCATGGGCAGCGCCGCGGCGCTCCGCAACCTCCTCACCAACCGCCCCCCCAAGTACAAGGACGCCGCCGTGGTCTCGCCGGGCTCCTGCATGCCCTCGCTCTACATGCGCAagcagaaggctctggaggcCGAGCTGGATGCCAAGCACCTGGCCGAGACCTTTGACACCATGGAGAAGCAGAGCCTGAAGAGCCAGAGCATGAAGAAGCCGGCGCGGCACATGGAGAGCCTGGTGAAGGACTACGCCTCCGACTCCGGCTGCTTCGACGACGATGAGGTGCCCAACATCTCCACCGGCGTGGAGACGGCCAGCGCCTCCGTCCTCTCCAtgttcctcagctcctccttcctgcaGGGGCAGGCCCTGCCGCGGGCACTGGCGCAGAGGCGATGCCCGGAGCCGGAGAAGGAGGGCGGCAGCAAGCTGGGCGAGCCCAAGAAGCCAGCGCTGCCGGAGGACGACGTCTCGCTGGCCGCCGAGAAGCTGGCCAACAAGATCTCCAGCACGGTGGCCAAGATCGACAAGCTGGTGGAGGACATCTCTACCATGCACACGTCCTCAGACGacagcttcagcctcagctCGGAGGACCACTGCCTGGACTGGCAGTACGGCCCCGAGGAGGCACACGAGGCCCGCGCCCAGTCCTGCTCGCCCTGCCGCCTGTCGGACGCCGGCGGCTTCGCCAAGCGGGAGAGCCTGAGCCGGGCGCACACCCTGCTGCGGCTGAAGACAGCCTACACCAGCCTGTCCAACGACAGCCTCAACAGCGGCAGCACCAGCGACGGCTACTGCACCAAGGAGCACATGAAGCCCTGCACCAGGGCTGCCTTCCTCGACTACCGGGACGAGCTGCAGCGGTACCAGAAGCGGCCGAGCCGGCTCGACCTCAAGAGCATCCTGGGCGGCAAGGCGGAGCGGGTGGAGCCCTCCGTGCCCAAGGGCAGGGACCCGGCCGAGccggagaggctggagcagccagGCGTGCCCGAGCGGGCCAAGAAGACAGtgaccttccccagccccagggcgCTGGAGAAGGAGCCCGAGCGGCAGAAGGAGACCGGCAGCAAACCCCCCGCTGACCTCCAGGTCCACACCATCAAACTCTCCCCGTCCTACCAGCACATCCCACTGCTCGAGAGCCTGGCCAAGAGCAGCGGCCACCACCCCTCCCTGCTGGGCAAGAAGCAAGCCTGGCTCCCCCCTGcgctgctgcagacagctgagAGCTTGAGCAAGATCCCCGAGAAGCTTCCTGCCCACCCTCCAGCCACGGCGGAGCAAGAGTCGGTGCAGAAGTACTCGGTGGAGGACACTCCCATCTGCTTCTCCAGGTGcagttccctctcctccctctcctcagcagacaATGTTTTGGATGGGCAGAGCCACAGTGAGAACGACCTGGACAgtgactcctccctggagatccTGGAGATGGAGGAAGGGGATGCAGAAGATGAGGATGggaggcaggagaaggagaaagcgGATCCCGATCCGGCCATGCTGGCAGGGATTTCCCAGCCCATCACCATCCCCTTCCCGAAGCGGGACAAGATCTTCCTGCGGGAGTCATCGCCGTCGCGGCAGGAGGACCTTACCCCCTCCAGCTCCTCGGAGAACTACATCCAGGAGACACCGCTGGTGATGAGCCGCTGCAGCTCcgtcagctccctgggcagcttcgaGAGCCCTTCCATCGCCAGCTCCATCCAGAGCGACCCCTGCAGCGAGATGATCAGCGGCACCATCAGTCCCAGCGAGCTGCCCGACAGCCCCGGGCAGACCATGCCGCCCAGCCGCAGCAAGACGCCCCTCTTCGAGCTGGGCTGCCAGCCGGAGAAGGAGAC
It contains:
- the APC2 gene encoding adenomatous polyposis coli protein 2, translating into MSGSIASYDQLVRQVEALKKENSHLRRELEDNSNHLSKLENETSDMKEVLKHLQGKLEQEARVMVSSGQTEVLDQLKALQMDISSLYNLKFAPEVAGAGRSAEDSPAPAPVPHRDGAGDLGRASLRMLEELDRERCFLLGEIEKEEKEKVWYYAQLQSLATRLDELPHVETFSMQMDLIRQQLQFEAHHIRSLMEERFGTADEMVQRAQIRASRLEQIDKELMEAQDKVQQPEPQLCGKVPGMEGDGSLDPPTHPEEGGSSLGSSKVEVVFWLLSMLATRDKEDMSRTLLAMSSSQESCLAMRKSGCLPLLVQILHDSDGEPGPPESPSGAKDARMRANAALHNIIFSQPDEGQAKKEMRVLHVLEQIRSYSETCWDWLQMQSRDAGRGPEGGTAPVPIEPQICQATCAIMKLSFDEEYRRAMNELGGLQAVAELLQVDYEMHKMTNDPLNLALRRYAGMALTNLTFGDVVNKATLCSRRGCMEAIVAQLGSDSEELHQVVSSILRNLSWRADINSKKVLREVGSVAGLMRCALHAGKESTLKSVLSALWNLSAHSTENKAAICAVEGALGFLVSTLTYKCQSNSLAIIESGGGILRNVSSLVATREDYRQVLRDHNCLQTLLQHLRSHSLTIVSNACGTLWNLSARSPRDQELLWDLGAVSMLRNLIHSKHKMIAMGSAAALRNLLTNRPPKYKDAAVVSPGSCMPSLYMRKQKALEAELDAKHLAETFDTMEKQSLKSQSMKKPARHMESLVKDYASDSGCFDDDEVPNISTGVETASASVLSMFLSSSFLQGQALPRALAQRRCPEPEKEGGSKLGEPKKPALPEDDVSLAAEKLANKISSTVAKIDKLVEDISTMHTSSDDSFSLSSEDHCLDWQYGPEEAHEARAQSCSPCRLSDAGGFAKRESLSRAHTLLRLKTAYTSLSNDSLNSGSTSDGYCTKEHMKPCTRAAFLDYRDELQRYQKRPSRLDLKSILGGKAERVEPSVPKGRDPAEPERLEQPGVPERAKKTVTFPSPRALEKEPERQKETGSKPPADLQVHTIKLSPSYQHIPLLESLAKSSGHHPSLLGKKQAWLPPALLQTAESLSKIPEKLPAHPPATAEQESVQKYSVEDTPICFSRCSSLSSLSSADNVLDGQSHSENDLDSDSSLEILEMEEGDAEDEDGRQEKEKADPDPAMLAGISQPITIPFPKRDKIFLRESSPSRQEDLTPSSSSENYIQETPLVMSRCSSVSSLGSFESPSIASSIQSDPCSEMISGTISPSELPDSPGQTMPPSRSKTPLFELGCQPEKETSQFNIQWENNVKKFMEITDFKERFQLPQDLDSMVYFTVEKPNENFSCASSLSALPLHEHYVQKDVELKLMPTFPEKNSLNFAAHEKREERREERYLEGRRRAERPEPPSDDDIEILKECISSAMPSRFRKVKTSLLSGQVLHPQTKKPVHVPVYMLVPAHAHAAVPKHLRAAARDLFRDDDSFTDSADGTPGNFSSAASLSDETLRYPPAEDAERPRGLSEGHREAGSAGTIPARRAASGSSAPARLSSACKGKAGSSRGPSGERKQGQPPAKSGANLELEVGRPSGASGRKDAPQEDEVAFQSLCHTTPTEEAVYCFYEQDSDELPEVGRERSGSRAQPGRAPGRERWGGSIPRREPEPGPRPAKTKPQNNLIADETPPCYSLSSSMSSLSDANLSDGKERGQPCGKAPRPRSATVSLGKGGSPSSPSLNSEDDLLQKCIGSAMPKRRRPSARRRVPERKQKPSSAGGRERKAEAKHRPTEDAESERGSDLDSVEWQAIQEGANSIVTWLHQAAASLSREPSSESDSILSFMSGLSVGSTLQLSLGRQEKQRASSLGSRDAARRERSKSRPERKEPPGARPPGRGSTRAEQSPAPAKPVPNLPVVFRGRTVIYMPNLAKDAPSPRGTPKKSPAAKPEASPAKNLSLSQQRSRSLHRLGKPPESGDLALPKRSTTPPARIGKGPPSSGSSRTSTPSQHAPKKLPSPSQTTKQAVGRVGSSPSPPGPPARAPAPRSPAPKQSKTQKSPVRIPFMQKPSRKALPGRGTMPVLQEQADGSKARGSGQGAPGGGRLNLVRMSSARSSGSDSDRSGFLRQLTFIKESSSLLLRHRSELGPAQPSASSLPRRASPQRSRATLPAVFLCSSRCDELKAAKPAAASPRPLVTRALPGGKASAGAKPPRRTSSESPSRLPVKTGAAAPEPFKRYSSSPNISVARRTGSPSSVLSARSEASAQRQRRQPETVPDGQPEKPPVVMMKGTWRRIRDEDIPHILKSTLPSSALPLAGTGEEEEEEEERPGTPRKTSDAVVQTEDFSTTKTNSSTSPTLETREGPPHPRAACDGEALAPAKATLPISFGHEAPPGTFPASRHSSPSRAARVPPFNYVPSPMALPADTAVEKIQA